From Candidatus Poribacteria bacterium:
AAATACGACAACTTCTCCTGACCCCGTTTTCTCTAACGCTTTGGCAAATTCCTCGTTCTGCTGAATAGAGGGCATATCTGTACGGTAAGTATCCATCAATTTTTCAAAACTACCTTCACCCGCGCCGATCACAAGGAAATCATCTACAAACCCATATTTAGCGATACCATCAAACCTCTCTATCGCGTTGTAGCGAACGCGCTGATAAACACCCGCATTCAAGCGCAAAGTATTTTCGCCACCCATCCCAAGGAGTCCTTCTACAATTTTGGTGAGCTGCTGAAGTTTGTCCAAATTTCCTCCCGAATGTATCACGACACCGGTTTGGGTTTGCCAGTTGTTTGCTTCGTCCAGCCATATTGCTAATGCCGTTCGGTAACCCACCGTCTCTATGATGTCCAGCGGGTCAGTCCCAAGCATCCCTTGAAACATCATGAGTCCTTGCTGCATCTCCTGTGCGTTCGGCGTGTCTGTCAATAGCGCAAGTGCTTTTTCCCAACTTTCCGAAACCTCAATTTCGCCGTAGACTTCATCTATATCTTGGAGTTTCAGATAAAGAATACTCTCTTTCGGCAGGAAATCTTCCACTTCTGCAGCATTCGCAACGGCAGCCATCACCAGTAGTAGCATCACACCGCAAATTTTGGAAATCGCTTTTATATGGCATCTCCTACTTCGCCATGAAAATTTTGTCTTCATTGAAAACCTCCGTTTTTTAAGGCACCCGAATGTCCTCAACGAGTGCTTGCACCTCATCCGGTGGCGGTGGTGTCAGGGCAGCAACACCAATAGACACTATGAAATTTAGCACCATACCGAGGGTTCCGATTCCCTCAGGTGAAATGCCCCATAACCAGTGCTCCGATGTGTTGAGTTCTGGACTGATAAATTTGAAATAGATGATATACGCAGCTGTAAAGGTGATCCCAACAATCATACCGCTGATGGCACCTTCCTTGTTCATGCGTTTAGAAAAGATACCCATAACAATCGCAGGGAAGAAGGAGCTCGCCGCAAGTCCAAAAGCGAACGCTACGACCGGGGCTACAAAGTCCGGTGGGTTTATGCCGAAATATCCAGCGATACAGACAGCGACACCTGCAGCGATGCGTGCGGCAACCAATTCCTGCTTCTCCTGTAGTGTTGGTATAATTGCCCCCTTGAGGAGATCATGTGCGACTGCGGTCGAAATCACTAACAGCAAACCTGCCGCCGTTGAGAGTGCGGCTGCTAAACCACCAGCAGCAACCAACCCGACAACCCAGTTCGGAAGTTTCGCGATCTCAGGGTTCGCCAATACCATGATGTCCCGATCAATTGTAAGTTCATTCTCGACATCAGATTTCGGTCCTCGGTACTGAATAGCACCATCACCGTTCACATCGTTGAACTCAATTAACCCCGTTGCTTCCCAATTTTTAAACCATGTCGGTACATCCTCATATTTGACATCTCTCAATTCACCGTTCTGTTCATATCTGACGGTTTTGAGGAGATTTGTCCGGGCAAACACAGCGACTGCTGGTGCGGTGGTATAGAGAATCGCGATGAACAGTAGTGCCCACCCTGCAGAGATCCGGGCTTCCGAGGCTTTTCGCACCGTATAGAAACGGATAATCACGTGTGGAAGTCCCGCTGTTCCTAACATCAACGCCGCTGTAATAAAAAAGACATCAATGGTGGCTTTACTGCCACCTGTATATAGGTGAAACCCCAATTCTTCGTTCAAACCGTTGAGGCGATCTAAGAGGTATAGCCCTGAACCATCTGCTACCTTTCCCATCAATCCCAACTGAGGGATAGCGTTGCCTGTAATGAGGATAGAGATAAAAATCGCAGGGACGAGATATGCAAAAATCAACACACAATACTGCGCAACCTGTGTATATGTAATGCCCTTCATACCCCCAAGTACGGCGTAAAAGAACACAATACCCATACCGATAAGCACACCGGTTTCAACATTGACATTCAGAAACCGAGAAAAGACAATACCGACACCACGCATCTGTCCGGCTACGTAAGTAAAGGAGACAAAAATCGCACACACCACAGCGACGATCCGAGCCAATTGCGAGTAGTATCGGTCGCCGACGAAGTCAGGGACTGTGTACTTACCGAATTTACGGAGGTAGGGTGCCAATAACAATGCGAGTAGCACGTAGCCACCCGTCCATCCGAGCAGATAAACGGAGCCATCACGTCCCATAAAGGAGATCATGCCTGCCATTGCGATAAAGGATGCTGCGCTCATCCAGTCCGCCGCTGTTGCCATGCCGTTGACAACTGGATGCACATTGCTTCCTGCGACATAGAAATCCCCTGTCGAACGTGCCTTCGACCAGAGTGCCACACCGATATACAACGCGAAGGAGAGGCCCACCATCACAAATGTCCATGCTTGTACGTTCATGATTGTTCTGTGCCCTCCTCATCTTCCTGTTGTGTATATTTCCTCTCCAGACGGTTCATCAGCCATGCATAAACAAAAATAAGTTCAACGAAAATCCAGATCGATGCTTGTTGCGCAAAATAAAAACCGAGACGATAGCCTCTGATTTGGATTTTGTCCAGTTGATCAACAAATACAATTGAGCATAAATACGAGGTGATAAACCAAATTCCCAATAAAATGGCGAGGTATTGCAGGTTTTTCCGCCAATATACCTTATTTTTTTCCGATGTTTCCATAAATTACCCTCCGCTGTTAAGTTGCAAACCCTAAAGAAATCTTCACAAAACCGTATCAAAGAACGGTGTTACTGTCAATAATTCTCTGGGAACATCAACCGCTCAATATGCTCTATCAAGATGTGCAATACTTTTATATGGATTTCCTGAATCCGATCTGCGGTGTTTCCGGGTGCGATTAGACAAATATCGCAGTGTTGTTTAAGGTCTCCACCATCCC
This genomic window contains:
- a CDS encoding cation acetate symporter; protein product: MNVQAWTFVMVGLSFALYIGVALWSKARSTGDFYVAGSNVHPVVNGMATAADWMSAASFIAMAGMISFMGRDGSVYLLGWTGGYVLLALLLAPYLRKFGKYTVPDFVGDRYYSQLARIVAVVCAIFVSFTYVAGQMRGVGIVFSRFLNVNVETGVLIGMGIVFFYAVLGGMKGITYTQVAQYCVLIFAYLVPAIFISILITGNAIPQLGLMGKVADGSGLYLLDRLNGLNEELGFHLYTGGSKATIDVFFITAALMLGTAGLPHVIIRFYTVRKASEARISAGWALLFIAILYTTAPAVAVFARTNLLKTVRYEQNGELRDVKYEDVPTWFKNWEATGLIEFNDVNGDGAIQYRGPKSDVENELTIDRDIMVLANPEIAKLPNWVVGLVAAGGLAAALSTAAGLLLVISTAVAHDLLKGAIIPTLQEKQELVAARIAAGVAVCIAGYFGINPPDFVAPVVAFAFGLAASSFFPAIVMGIFSKRMNKEGAISGMIVGITFTAAYIIYFKFISPELNTSEHWLWGISPEGIGTLGMVLNFIVSIGVAALTPPPPDEVQALVEDIRVP
- a CDS encoding DUF4212 domain-containing protein, producing METSEKNKVYWRKNLQYLAILLGIWFITSYLCSIVFVDQLDKIQIRGYRLGFYFAQQASIWIFVELIFVYAWLMNRLERKYTQQEDEEGTEQS